In Vagococcus hydrophili, one DNA window encodes the following:
- a CDS encoding CYTH domain-containing protein, with protein MAKELEIEFKNLLSEKEYDTLLAEYQLTDLHTQTNIYFDTEDYQLKQKKMGLRIRRTNDYTELTLKAPTSNQNTLLEVTDQLNTYLDGMPLNKQELPEISEVAIFLQDQGITLSELRTIGELTTTRGEINVRSNVLLVLDKSVYYGKTDYELEMEVADATDGEVFFFDFLKHHTIPVRVADKKIARMMAHKNSFMV; from the coding sequence ATGGCAAAAGAGTTAGAAATAGAATTTAAAAACCTATTAAGTGAAAAAGAATATGATACATTACTAGCCGAGTATCAATTAACTGACCTTCATACACAAACTAACATTTACTTTGACACAGAAGACTATCAGTTAAAACAAAAGAAAATGGGACTCAGAATTAGACGAACTAATGACTATACTGAGTTAACATTAAAAGCACCTACTTCTAATCAAAACACATTATTAGAAGTAACCGATCAACTTAATACTTATTTGGATGGTATGCCTTTAAACAAGCAAGAATTACCTGAAATAAGTGAAGTTGCTATTTTTTTGCAAGATCAAGGGATTACATTGTCAGAACTAAGAACAATTGGTGAGTTAACTACGACTCGAGGGGAAATTAACGTAAGGTCAAACGTTTTACTTGTTTTAGATAAAAGTGTCTATTATGGTAAAACGGATTATGAATTAGAAATGGAAGTGGCTGACGCGACAGACGGAGAAGTTTTCTTCTTTGATTTTTTAAAGCATCACACTATTCCAGTACGTGTAGCCGATAAAAAAATAGCACGTATGATGGCTCATAAAAATAGCTTTATGGTATAA
- a CDS encoding DsbA family protein, whose amino-acid sequence MIEIYLFINPLDEQSLAAEKKYLDIIKQETEKIHFRLIPVLNPRVIQNYLVANNITTHNLSYRNELFSTIYSACLDLKAVQLQGKQIGRAFLFELQKRVGGEQHVYSKELVTDILQSIDVDLDLYEADRASDLVVDFFKIDQQIAQEMNVDSFADAVIFNYRCDRDFGVLVDDNTPNEIIYQLFETDCGFEKYYGTDDDNRLHLY is encoded by the coding sequence ATGATTGAGATCTATCTTTTTATCAATCCTTTAGATGAACAAAGCTTAGCAGCAGAAAAAAAATATTTAGATATTATTAAACAAGAAACAGAAAAAATCCATTTTAGACTGATTCCAGTTCTAAACCCACGGGTGATTCAAAATTATTTAGTCGCAAACAATATTACGACACATAATTTAAGTTACCGTAATGAGTTATTTAGTACCATCTACTCAGCATGTTTAGACCTAAAAGCAGTCCAACTCCAAGGAAAACAAATTGGACGCGCCTTTTTATTTGAACTACAAAAAAGAGTTGGCGGTGAACAACACGTTTATTCAAAAGAGTTAGTCACTGATATTTTACAATCAATAGATGTGGATTTAGATCTTTATGAGGCTGATCGTGCCTCTGATTTAGTGGTAGATTTCTTTAAAATTGATCAACAAATCGCTCAAGAGATGAATGTGGATTCATTTGCGGATGCGGTTATCTTCAACTATCGCTGTGATCGCGATTTCGGTGTTTTGGTTGATGACAACACACCTAATGAAATTATTTATCAATTATTTGAAACAGACTGTGGGTTTGAAAAATACTACGGCACAGATGATGATAATCGTCTGCATTTATATTAA
- the pepF gene encoding oligoendopeptidase F, translated as MSEAKQLPNRSELKVEDTWDLTPIFKDDAAFDVAYNALSEKLKEAGNFQGTLNKGADAFLSAIEYLLAVHREVEKIYVYSHLKNDQDTGNTTYQALYARASTLAAQSGAALSWFQPELLSLTDEEINAYFEENKNLEIYRYFIKEMTDERAHVLSAKEEELLANASEILSAAGDTFSVLNNADLKFPIVKDDEGHNVELSSGLFGQLMESTNREVRKEAFEALYSVYEQFRNTFASTLGTNVKKHNFSAKVRNYSSAREAALSANHIPEAVYDTLLEVVGENLHLLHRYVGLRKKLLNVDTLHMYDMYTPVLGDAPIKYSYDEAKDISLKGLMPLGEEYQEIVKEAYADRWIDVVENKGKRSGAYSSGAYDTKPYILLNWHDSINHLYTLVHEMGHSVHSYYTRKTQPYVYGDYSIFLAEIASTTNENLLTEYLLKTETDPKVRAFVLNHYLDGFKGTIFRQTQFAEFEHFIHTEDAKGTPLTSEYLSEYYAELNTKYYGSEVEKDREIAFEWSRIPHFYYNYYVFQYATGFSAASALSDKIIKGEENALENYLGFLKAGSSDYPIEVMKKAGVDMTQADYIRDAMKVFEARLNEFEALIETL; from the coding sequence ATGAGTGAAGCAAAACAATTACCAAATCGTTCGGAATTAAAAGTTGAGGATACATGGGATTTAACCCCTATTTTTAAAGATGATGCTGCCTTTGATGTGGCTTATAATGCTTTAAGTGAAAAGTTAAAAGAAGCGGGTAACTTCCAAGGGACACTAAACAAAGGAGCAGATGCTTTTTTAAGTGCCATTGAATATTTATTAGCTGTTCATCGTGAAGTGGAAAAAATCTATGTGTACTCACATTTAAAAAATGATCAAGATACAGGTAATACAACCTATCAAGCTCTTTATGCTCGTGCCAGTACATTAGCAGCACAATCTGGAGCAGCACTTTCTTGGTTCCAACCGGAGTTATTAAGTCTAACAGATGAAGAAATCAATGCGTACTTTGAAGAAAATAAAAATTTAGAAATCTACCGTTACTTCATTAAAGAAATGACAGATGAAAGAGCTCATGTTTTATCAGCTAAAGAAGAAGAATTATTAGCGAATGCTAGTGAAATTTTATCAGCTGCAGGAGATACTTTCTCTGTTTTAAACAATGCAGATTTAAAATTCCCAATCGTTAAAGACGATGAAGGACACAATGTGGAATTATCAAGTGGTTTATTTGGTCAATTAATGGAAAGTACGAATCGTGAAGTTCGCAAGGAAGCCTTTGAAGCATTATATAGTGTCTATGAGCAATTTAGAAATACATTTGCCAGCACATTAGGAACAAATGTAAAAAAACATAACTTTAGTGCGAAAGTTAGAAACTATTCTTCAGCTAGAGAAGCTGCTTTAAGCGCGAACCATATTCCAGAAGCGGTTTATGATACATTGCTTGAAGTTGTTGGCGAGAATTTACATTTATTACATCGCTACGTTGGTTTACGTAAAAAATTACTTAATGTAGACACTTTACACATGTATGATATGTACACACCGGTTCTTGGTGATGCCCCAATTAAGTATTCTTATGATGAAGCTAAGGATATTTCATTAAAAGGATTAATGCCTTTAGGTGAAGAGTATCAAGAAATCGTTAAAGAAGCTTATGCGGATCGTTGGATTGATGTGGTTGAAAATAAAGGAAAACGCAGTGGTGCTTATTCTTCTGGCGCTTATGACACAAAACCTTACATCTTATTAAACTGGCATGATAGTATCAATCACTTATATACCTTGGTTCATGAGATGGGACATAGTGTTCATAGTTATTACACGCGTAAAACCCAACCTTATGTTTACGGAGATTATTCAATTTTCTTAGCCGAGATTGCCTCAACAACTAATGAAAATCTTTTAACAGAATACTTGTTAAAAACAGAAACAGATCCTAAAGTCCGTGCCTTTGTTTTAAACCACTATTTAGATGGGTTTAAAGGAACAATCTTTAGACAAACTCAATTTGCTGAATTTGAGCACTTTATTCACACAGAAGACGCGAAAGGAACACCGTTAACAAGTGAGTACTTAAGCGAATATTACGCTGAATTAAATACGAAATATTATGGTTCAGAAGTGGAAAAAGACCGTGAGATAGCATTTGAGTGGAGCCGTATTCCTCATTTCTACTATAACTATTATGTCTTCCAATATGCGACAGGTTTCTCTGCAGCCTCAGCTTTATCTGATAAGATCATTAAAGGCGAAGAAAATGCCTTAGAAAACTATTTAGGTTTCTTAAAAGCTGGAAGTAGCGATTATCCAATCGAAGTAATGAAAAAAGCTGGTGTTGACATGACTCAAGCTGATTACATTCGTGATGCGATGAAAGTCTTTGAAGCAAGATTAAATGAATTTGAAGCGTTGATTGAAACGTTATAG
- a CDS encoding competence protein CoiA codes for MLIAETSEGKRVNLSQLSREEITGLKKKKHYCPGCKSEIIVKNGTVIMPHFAHKKNSQCFFFSENESEEHLVGKKLIAANCEKYGIDYELEAFLPELQQRPDVLINRKIAVEFQCSPLSIARFKERTINYQAFGYQVLWILGTKLQWKDSCSSMQRQFVYLSKNIGFYVWELDISKKEIRNNYFLVSSIWKKFYQTQLFSLEKESVIDILQFPLKNHEEVSYEIASKVACEKRIHCWNQQLNQKSKSSLQLQEFFYQEGLNLRELPVEIMLPSFQSVLLKEQELIWRFQIYQRIQRDKKMSYQSLYRMLKQNFDKNYPLISDCQLIKYHLSLYLCFLLQNKLIIEKEGYYYPTNKKFTLKKTSQEFLGIPLKYGMINK; via the coding sequence ATGTTGATTGCTGAAACAAGTGAAGGGAAAAGAGTTAACCTAAGCCAGTTGAGTCGAGAAGAAATCACAGGGCTAAAAAAGAAGAAACATTATTGTCCTGGCTGTAAAAGTGAAATCATTGTAAAGAATGGGACGGTAATAATGCCTCACTTTGCTCATAAGAAAAATAGTCAGTGTTTCTTTTTTTCAGAGAATGAGTCAGAAGAACATTTAGTGGGGAAAAAATTAATCGCAGCTAATTGTGAAAAATATGGGATTGATTATGAATTAGAAGCTTTTTTACCTGAATTACAACAACGACCAGATGTTTTAATTAACCGCAAGATAGCAGTTGAATTTCAGTGTAGCCCGCTTAGTATTGCGCGTTTTAAAGAGAGAACTATTAATTATCAAGCATTTGGTTATCAAGTGCTTTGGATTTTAGGCACTAAATTACAATGGAAAGATTCATGTAGTTCTATGCAGAGACAGTTTGTGTATTTATCGAAGAACATCGGTTTTTATGTTTGGGAGTTGGATATTTCTAAAAAAGAGATTAGAAACAACTATTTTTTAGTTTCGAGTATTTGGAAAAAATTTTATCAGACCCAACTATTTTCTTTGGAAAAGGAAAGTGTGATAGATATTTTGCAGTTTCCTTTAAAAAATCATGAAGAAGTGAGTTATGAAATTGCGTCAAAGGTTGCCTGTGAAAAACGAATCCATTGTTGGAATCAGCAACTTAATCAGAAAAGTAAAAGTAGCTTGCAACTTCAAGAATTTTTCTATCAAGAAGGCTTAAATTTACGAGAGTTGCCAGTAGAAATTATGCTACCTAGTTTTCAAAGCGTGCTTTTAAAAGAGCAAGAGCTTATTTGGCGATTTCAAATTTACCAAAGGATTCAAAGAGATAAGAAGATGTCTTACCAAAGTCTTTATCGTATGCTTAAACAAAATTTTGATAAAAATTATCCGTTAATTTCTGATTGTCAGTTGATTAAGTATCATCTCTCGTTGTATTTGTGTTTTTTACTTCAAAATAAATTAATTATAGAAAAAGAAGGTTATTATTATCCAACGAATAAAAAATTCACCTTAAAAAAAACAAGTCAGGAATTTTTAGGAATTCCATTAAAATATGGTATGATTAATAAGTAA
- the queG gene encoding tRNA epoxyqueuosine(34) reductase QueG, whose translation MYNTLKEQIIAGSKEIGIDKIGFTSADPFDHLKPSLLEQKENNHTTGFEHQNIDERVYPELIFDQPKSIISIALAYPSRMTTRPEKVRGEKRGKFARASWGTDYHDVLKDRMAKLIAYIQEISQDDPDITFKPMVDTGELIDVAVAQRAGLGFIGKNGLLITEEFGSYVYLGEIITNIPFEPDTPKENQCGSCTKCVDYCPTSALLGDGRMNATRCLSYQTQTKGMMPEEFRPKIRTIIYGCDICQEVCPFNKGKDSHFHDEMEPDPEIVQPLLKPLLTISNKEFKTKFGILAGSWRGKKPIQRNVIIALANSRDKTAIPNLLQCIEEDPRPVIRGTAAWALGILGQGNDAIKEFLIDSLEKEDDQEIKIEFVNAINKIDTN comes from the coding sequence ATGTATAACACACTCAAAGAACAAATCATCGCAGGAAGTAAAGAAATTGGTATTGATAAAATCGGCTTCACTTCCGCAGATCCTTTCGATCACTTGAAACCAAGTTTATTGGAACAAAAAGAAAATAATCATACCACTGGCTTTGAACATCAAAATATCGATGAACGAGTTTATCCAGAGTTAATATTTGATCAGCCAAAATCGATAATCTCCATTGCCTTAGCCTATCCTTCTCGCATGACTACACGACCTGAAAAAGTCCGTGGTGAAAAACGAGGGAAATTTGCGAGAGCCTCTTGGGGAACAGACTATCATGACGTATTAAAGGACCGAATGGCAAAATTAATTGCTTACATTCAAGAAATCAGTCAAGATGATCCTGATATTACCTTTAAGCCCATGGTGGATACTGGAGAATTAATTGATGTCGCCGTTGCTCAGCGCGCTGGTCTTGGCTTTATCGGAAAAAATGGCTTACTTATCACAGAAGAATTCGGCTCTTATGTTTATTTAGGTGAAATCATCACTAATATTCCTTTTGAACCTGACACACCAAAAGAAAATCAGTGTGGTAGTTGTACAAAATGTGTGGATTATTGCCCGACGTCGGCTTTACTTGGTGACGGGCGGATGAATGCGACGCGCTGCCTTTCTTATCAAACCCAAACAAAAGGGATGATGCCTGAAGAATTCCGTCCAAAAATTAGAACCATTATTTATGGCTGTGATATTTGTCAGGAAGTTTGCCCCTTTAACAAAGGAAAAGATAGCCATTTTCATGATGAAATGGAACCAGACCCAGAAATTGTCCAACCATTACTCAAGCCTTTATTAACTATTTCAAATAAAGAATTTAAAACTAAATTTGGGATTTTAGCAGGCTCTTGGCGTGGAAAGAAACCGATTCAACGAAATGTCATTATCGCTTTGGCTAACTCAAGAGATAAAACAGCTATCCCAAATTTACTGCAATGCATTGAAGAGGATCCAAGACCCGTGATTCGTGGAACGGCTGCTTGGGCCTTAGGAATATTAGGTCAAGGAAATGACGCCATCAAAGAATTTTTAATCGATTCCCTTGAAAAAGAAGATGATCAAGAAATAAAAATTGAGTTCGTCAATGCCATAAATAAGATAGATACTAACTAA
- a CDS encoding DUF4231 domain-containing protein, producing MYENFNYLDDRVDKQLKHYKKKTTWLKISYSLLFFIQVFAAAALPLVTLLSDEIAKNVIISLVGVTILICQLLFSTINFKEQIQESKDIIYYMETEKYLYLNHSGKYAQKNTEEITDLFVGEIERTFNNFTKKNIRPKRKRDIEFS from the coding sequence ATGTATGAAAATTTCAATTATTTAGATGATCGAGTGGATAAACAACTTAAACACTACAAAAAGAAAACCACTTGGTTAAAAATCAGCTATTCACTACTTTTCTTCATCCAAGTGTTCGCTGCTGCAGCATTACCTTTAGTGACTTTGTTATCTGACGAGATAGCTAAAAATGTCATTATTAGTTTAGTTGGGGTGACTATTCTAATTTGTCAGCTATTATTTAGCACCATTAATTTTAAGGAGCAAATCCAAGAATCAAAAGATATTATTTATTATATGGAAACAGAAAAATATTTATATCTAAATCATAGTGGGAAATACGCTCAAAAAAATACTGAAGAAATCACTGATTTATTTGTTGGTGAAATTGAAAGAACCTTTAATAATTTTACTAAAAAAAATATTCGACCAAAAAGAAAAAGAGACATTGAGTTTAGTTAA
- a CDS encoding alpha/beta fold hydrolase, whose protein sequence is MKKAMKIIGFIILGMLTIIILFFAGLFVTNKIKLHNEKDKIANYGEAVDVNGENMRVSISGKGKETIVLLPGFMTASPVIDFKQLTDELEKTYQVVVVEPLGYGLSDDTKKERSVDNLVEEVHAVLESKGIKKYTLMAHSISGVYSLEYIQKYPNEVEAFVGIDSSLPSQGKGDDNQEGVISFLSHSGLFRLFADTDEGMLNLPNVTPGLKEQYKYLSFKNIASNGTMNEAKAMPENFKKTKAINYPEALPVMYFLATESTEPDADWLKIHKDMIKNSQKSEIKILEGGHYLHHTKAKEISEMTQAFLKE, encoded by the coding sequence ATGAAAAAAGCAATGAAAATTATAGGATTTATTATATTAGGGATGCTAACCATCATTATCTTATTTTTTGCAGGATTATTTGTAACTAATAAAATCAAATTACATAATGAGAAGGATAAAATAGCTAATTACGGTGAGGCAGTGGATGTAAACGGGGAAAACATGCGAGTGAGTATTTCTGGAAAAGGGAAAGAAACAATCGTTCTTCTGCCAGGCTTTATGACAGCTTCTCCAGTCATTGATTTCAAACAACTTACCGACGAACTTGAAAAAACATATCAAGTTGTAGTGGTAGAGCCATTAGGATATGGTTTAAGTGATGATACGAAAAAAGAACGATCTGTGGATAATTTAGTCGAAGAAGTTCATGCAGTTCTGGAAAGTAAAGGAATAAAAAAATATACGTTAATGGCTCATTCAATTTCAGGTGTTTATTCATTGGAATATATTCAAAAATATCCAAATGAAGTCGAAGCATTTGTAGGAATCGATAGCAGTTTACCATCCCAAGGGAAAGGTGACGATAATCAAGAGGGAGTTATTAGTTTTTTGAGTCACTCTGGATTGTTCAGATTATTTGCTGACACAGATGAAGGAATGCTGAATTTACCTAATGTGACACCAGGGTTAAAAGAACAATATAAATACCTTTCATTTAAAAATATAGCATCTAATGGCACGATGAATGAGGCTAAAGCAATGCCAGAAAATTTCAAAAAAACAAAAGCGATCAACTATCCAGAAGCGTTACCTGTTATGTACTTCTTAGCAACAGAAAGTACTGAACCCGATGCCGATTGGTTAAAGATACACAAAGATATGATAAAAAACAGTCAAAAATCAGAAATCAAAATTTTAGAAGGTGGGCATTATTTACACCACACAAAAGCAAAAGAAATCTCAGAAATGACACAGGCGTTTTTAAAGGAATAA
- a CDS encoding TetR/AcrR family transcriptional regulator translates to MGKKYTAEQAKTMILDAASNLFIEKGYEQTSISDIVSGLDGLTRGAIYHHFESKYDIIVEISKRFILKKEILKEIENNTFLNGLEKIQRIFLESMFNQELLETTRVSLGLLTDPTFSALYNRQILSYLGPEIERCIEEGIIDGSIQNVPPKQMSEVVILLTSTWFIYSMFPNTQETFIDKLQTAQFVLKASGIDVLNEATMNTILKAVS, encoded by the coding sequence TTGGGCAAGAAATATACAGCAGAACAAGCCAAAACAATGATTTTAGACGCAGCATCTAACCTTTTTATTGAAAAAGGATACGAACAAACTTCAATTAGTGATATTGTCTCTGGTTTAGACGGTTTGACTCGTGGGGCGATCTATCATCATTTTGAGTCAAAATACGACATTATTGTAGAAATATCGAAACGATTTATCTTAAAAAAAGAAATATTAAAAGAAATAGAAAACAACACCTTTCTAAATGGTTTAGAAAAAATTCAAAGGATTTTTTTAGAAAGTATGTTTAATCAAGAGCTTTTGGAGACGACTAGAGTATCTTTAGGCCTATTAACAGATCCGACCTTTTCAGCTCTTTATAATCGTCAAATCCTTAGTTATCTTGGACCAGAAATTGAGAGATGTATCGAAGAGGGAATTATAGATGGTTCCATCCAAAACGTGCCACCTAAACAAATGTCAGAAGTGGTTATTCTTTTGACAAGTACATGGTTTATCTATTCAATGTTTCCTAATACACAAGAGACGTTTATTGATAAATTGCAGACAGCCCAATTTGTTTTAAAAGCAAGTGGAATCGATGTGCTAAACGAAGCTACCATGAATACAATATTAAAAGCAGTGTCTTAA
- a CDS encoding ABC-F family ATP-binding cassette domain-containing protein, whose amino-acid sequence MILLQANQVARLFGDEVLFQNIQLEVQDRSRIALVGRNGAGKSTLLKILAGIEEADQGSISKTKDLTIGYLDQHTGLESTKTIWEEMLTVFEPIQKMERRLRALEAQISDITVQENAKQYEQVLNEYDRLQHEFNDLNGYGYESEIKSVLHGFRFDESYLDHLISNLSGGQKTRLALAKLLLEKPSLLILDEPTNHLDIETLGWLENYLQNYRGALLMVSHDRYFLDKIVQEVYEISRMKMSHYKGNYSRYLDQKAERLEREWKEFEKQQVEISKLEDFVARNLVRASTTKRAQSRRKQLEKMDRMDKPQGDEKSAKFLFGIERQSGREVLDVAQAAIGYEETILCEPIDFQVRKQEAIALVGPNGVGKSTLLKSIIEDIPLIKGSKKLGHHVTVGYYDQEQANLTSHQSVLEELWSEHRTTPEKDIRTILGSFLFSGDDVKKTIPLLSGGEKARVALAKLSMNRDNFLILDEPTNHLDIDSKEVLENALIDYEGTLLFVSHDRYFINRIATSVLELSEDGSKLYHGNYDYYLEKKLEEAQLKELREEETAEVSESVTDTKKNFVLDKQKQKEKRQLERQVEKLEVELHEIEEVIETIQKEMELPSNLEDHEALRELNDKLNKSFEKQEHILEEWETISIELEEFE is encoded by the coding sequence ATGATTTTATTACAAGCAAATCAGGTAGCGCGTCTTTTTGGTGACGAGGTGCTATTTCAAAATATACAATTAGAAGTTCAAGATAGAAGTCGAATTGCTTTAGTCGGTCGTAATGGGGCAGGTAAATCAACATTATTAAAAATATTAGCTGGCATTGAGGAAGCTGATCAAGGATCAATTTCTAAAACGAAAGACTTAACAATCGGATATTTAGATCAACATACTGGTCTTGAATCAACCAAAACAATTTGGGAAGAGATGTTAACTGTTTTTGAACCGATTCAAAAAATGGAACGTCGTTTAAGAGCCCTTGAAGCTCAAATATCAGATATCACTGTACAAGAAAATGCGAAACAATATGAGCAAGTTTTAAATGAATACGATCGTCTTCAGCATGAATTTAATGATTTAAATGGCTACGGTTATGAATCGGAAATTAAATCTGTGCTCCATGGTTTTAGATTTGATGAAAGTTATTTAGATCACTTGATTAGTAACTTATCTGGTGGGCAAAAAACACGTCTAGCTTTGGCTAAGTTATTACTGGAAAAACCTTCATTATTGATTTTAGATGAGCCGACCAACCACTTGGACATTGAAACATTGGGTTGGTTAGAAAATTATCTTCAAAATTATCGAGGGGCTTTATTAATGGTTTCTCATGACCGTTATTTCCTAGATAAAATCGTTCAAGAAGTGTATGAAATTAGCCGCATGAAAATGAGTCATTATAAAGGAAATTATAGCCGTTATTTGGATCAAAAGGCAGAACGTTTAGAGCGAGAATGGAAAGAATTTGAAAAACAACAAGTGGAGATTTCAAAATTAGAAGATTTTGTAGCGCGAAATTTAGTCCGAGCATCGACAACAAAACGAGCTCAAAGTCGAAGAAAACAGTTAGAGAAAATGGACCGAATGGATAAACCACAAGGGGATGAAAAATCAGCAAAATTCTTGTTTGGTATTGAAAGACAATCAGGTCGTGAAGTATTGGATGTCGCACAAGCGGCGATTGGTTACGAAGAAACTATTCTGTGTGAGCCAATTGATTTCCAAGTGAGAAAACAAGAAGCGATTGCTTTAGTTGGTCCTAATGGTGTAGGGAAGTCGACCTTATTAAAATCAATCATAGAAGATATTCCCTTAATTAAAGGCTCTAAAAAACTAGGTCATCACGTCACTGTGGGATACTATGATCAAGAACAAGCTAATTTAACCTCTCATCAATCTGTACTAGAAGAATTGTGGTCTGAGCACCGAACCACACCAGAAAAAGATATTCGAACCATATTGGGTAGTTTCCTCTTTTCTGGAGATGATGTAAAAAAGACGATTCCTTTATTAAGTGGTGGGGAAAAAGCGCGTGTTGCTTTAGCGAAATTGTCGATGAATCGTGATAATTTCTTGATTTTAGATGAGCCGACCAACCATTTGGATATTGATAGTAAAGAGGTTTTAGAGAATGCCTTGATTGATTATGAAGGAACGCTGTTATTTGTTTCTCATGATAGATATTTTATTAACCGAATCGCTACCAGTGTTTTAGAGTTATCCGAGGATGGCAGCAAGTTGTATCATGGTAACTATGATTACTACTTGGAGAAAAAGTTGGAAGAGGCACAATTAAAAGAACTTCGTGAAGAAGAAACAGCAGAGGTTAGTGAATCAGTTACGGATACAAAGAAAAATTTTGTATTGGATAAACAAAAACAAAAAGAGAAACGTCAACTAGAAAGACAAGTCGAAAAATTAGAAGTTGAACTCCATGAGATTGAAGAAGTGATTGAGACTATTCAAAAAGAAATGGAGTTACCGAGTAATTTAGAGGATCATGAAGCTTTAAGAGAACTGAACGATAAGCTAAATAAATCTTTTGAAAAACAAGAACATATTCTTGAAGAGTGGGAAACAATTTCGATTGAATTAGAAGAGTTTGAATAG
- a CDS encoding redox-sensing transcriptional repressor Rex, translated as MKEAVIPKATAKRLPLYYRYLKFLFDSGKNKVSSTELSEAVKVDSATIRRDFSYFGELGKRGYGYDVESLMNFFAKTLNEDKLTNVALVGVGNLGHALINYRFHQSDSIRISAAFEIDEDIVGRILDGVPVYSSSELVQQVKEQHIEVAILTVPTHSAQENADRLVEAGVKGIMNFTPVRLNVPDHVQVQNVDLTNEMQTLIYFLSHYKENKED; from the coding sequence ATGAAAGAAGCTGTCATTCCAAAGGCAACAGCAAAACGCTTGCCTTTATACTATCGATATTTAAAATTTTTATTTGATTCAGGAAAGAACAAAGTTTCATCTACTGAATTAAGTGAAGCTGTGAAAGTGGATAGCGCTACTATCCGTCGTGATTTTTCATACTTTGGAGAATTAGGAAAACGTGGCTATGGTTACGATGTAGAAAGTTTAATGAACTTTTTTGCTAAAACATTAAACGAAGATAAATTAACGAACGTTGCTTTAGTTGGTGTGGGTAATTTAGGTCACGCTCTAATTAACTACCGTTTCCACCAAAGCGACAGCATCCGTATTAGTGCTGCTTTTGAAATCGACGAAGATATCGTTGGTCGCATTTTGGACGGTGTGCCTGTTTATTCTTCTAGCGAGTTAGTTCAACAAGTGAAAGAACAACACATTGAAGTTGCTATTTTAACTGTTCCAACACACTCTGCTCAAGAAAACGCAGATCGTTTAGTTGAAGCTGGCGTTAAAGGGATTATGAACTTTACACCTGTTCGTCTTAATGTTCCTGATCACGTTCAAGTTCAAAATGTGGACTTAACAAACGAAATGCAAACATTAATTTACTTCTTATCACACTACAAAGAAAACAAAGAAGATTAA
- a CDS encoding CPBP family intramembrane glutamic endopeptidase, which produces MNINKNTLLSVFIFLGVLNSPLLFSALTVPKGMLTNLTAVMYLLGAVVLTIINMKTKKESTMSERNMPLSKIILIGLLGIIMSWFLQIIIGMFEMIVLKQTTGSQNTQDIANMVRASPFFILAVTIAGPIMEEFIFRFSLINFLNQKLNVWWSAIISSAIFSVMHGDGHFLLYGGLGFFFFLLYKKTGSILTTIIAHAGMNTLVILLQLTMN; this is translated from the coding sequence ATGAATATTAATAAAAATACGCTATTAAGTGTTTTTATTTTTTTAGGCGTTTTAAATAGTCCACTTTTATTTTCTGCTTTAACTGTACCAAAAGGTATGCTGACTAACTTAACCGCTGTGATGTATCTATTGGGGGCAGTTGTGCTAACCATAATAAATATGAAGACTAAAAAAGAAAGCACGATGTCAGAAAGAAACATGCCGCTTTCTAAAATTATCTTGATCGGCTTACTTGGAATTATCATGAGTTGGTTTTTACAAATTATTATAGGAATGTTTGAGATGATTGTCTTAAAACAAACGACAGGATCACAAAATACGCAAGATATAGCTAACATGGTACGAGCTTCGCCATTTTTTATTTTGGCAGTGACAATAGCAGGACCGATTATGGAAGAATTTATCTTTCGCTTTAGTTTGATTAATTTTTTGAATCAAAAGTTGAATGTGTGGTGGAGTGCTATTATCAGTTCGGCAATCTTTTCTGTGATGCACGGAGATGGTCATTTTTTACTGTATGGCGGTTTAGGCTTTTTCTTCTTTCTACTATATAAAAAAACAGGTTCAATTTTAACGACGATAATAGCCCATGCTGGAATGAATACGCTGGTGATTTTATTGCAATTGACGATGAATTAA